One Streptosporangium becharense genomic window, CAGGCGACCTCGCGGCATCCCCGCTCCGGAAGGCCAAGCAGGTGCTAGGTTCCACCTCATGGACATCCGCCCGGCAGACGGCGGGCACGCCGGAGAGATCAAGACCGTCACCGCCAACGGTGTCGAGTTCGCCTACCTGGAGGCGGGGCGGGGGCCGCTGGCGCTGTGCCTGCACGGTTTCCCCGACACCGCGTACACCTGGCGGCACCTGATGCCGGAGCTGGCCGCGCGCGGCTACCGGGCGGTGGCGCCTTTCATGCGCGGCTACGCGCCGACCTCCGTCCCTCCGGACGGCGCCTACGAGGGTGACGCCCTGGTCGCCGACGCCTGCGCGCTGCACGAGGCGCTCGGCGGTGACGGTGACGCGGTGCTCATCGGACACGACTGGGGGGCCCTGCCCGTCTACGGCGCCACCGCCCTCGCCCCCGAGCGCTGGCGTACCGGGATCGCGATGGCGCTGCCCCCGGCGGGCACCCTGCTGGAGACGTTCTTCGACTACGAGCAGCTCAAACGGTCGTTCTACGTCTTCCTCTTCCAGACCGGCCTGGCCGAGACCGCGGCGGCGCGGGAGGGGTTCGTCGAAGGACTGTGGCGCGACTGGTCACCGGGCTACGACGCGACCGAGGACGTCGCGTTCGTCCGGCGAAGCCTGGGCGCCCCGGCGAACCTCACCGCCGCGATCGGCTACTACCGCGCCATGCTCGGCACGGTGGCACCCACCGGCCACCATGCCGCCGGACGGCCCGCGGCCGGCCGGGACGTGCCGATCCTCTATCTGCACGGGGTGCGTGACGGCTGCCTGGGGGTGGAGCAGGTCGACGGGGCGGTGAGTTTCCTCCCACCCGGCTCCCGGATGGAACATGTTCTACAAGCCGGGCACTTCCTCCACCTGGAGCGACCCCGCGAGGTCAACAATCTCGTTCTGGGCTGGTTGGCCTGAGCGTCATGTGGCAGGATCTGCAAAACAGAATGCCATTCTAGTGGAGGCTGATGTGTCGGTTTCGCTCGCGGACATCAACCTGTCGGACATCGCCTTCTGGGAGCGGCCGATGGCCGAGCGCGAGGCGGCCTTCGCGGTGCTCCGTGCCCAGCCGGGTCCGGTCCTGTTCTCCGAGCCCGAGATCCCCTTCGCGCCTCCCGGTCGCGGCTACTACGCCCTGGTGCGGCACGCCGACATCATCGAGGCCAGCCGCCACCCCGAGATCTTCTCCTCCGGGCGTGGGTCGACGTCCATCCAGGACCTCGGACCCGAGTTCAACGAGTACTTCGGTTCGATGATCAATATGGACGACCCGCGGCACGCGCGCCTCCGCCGGATCGTCTCCCGGGCGTTCACCCCAAAGATGATCAAGCAGTTCGAGGCCGACGTCGAGGCCGCCGCCGTGCGGATCGTCGACGACCTGATCGCCACCGGGCCGGGCTGTGACTTCGTGACCGAGGTGGCCGCCAAGCTGCCCCTGAAGATCATCTGCGACATGATGGGCATCCCGCAGCGCGACTACCAGAAGGTCTTCGACGCCACCAGCATCATCCTCTCGGGCGGCGACCCGGAGTTCATCACCGACGTCTCCCGCGCCGCCGAACTGCTCCTCGGCGCGGGACAGACGCTCCAGGAACTCGTCGTCGCCCTGGCCGAGGAGGGCGGCGACAACCTCACCACCGCCCTGACCAGCGCCAACATCGACGGTGAGAAGCTGACGATGCAGGAGCTCGGCTCGTTCTTCATCCTGCTGGTGGTGGCGGGCAACGAGACCACCCGCAACGCCATCTCCCACGGCCTGCACCTGTTCACCGAGAACCCCGGCCAGCGCGCACTGCTGCGGGAGGATCTCGACGGACGCATGCCCGGCGCGGTCGAGGAGATCGTCCGGCTGGCCTCGCCCGTGGCCTGGATGCGCCGCAGCCTCACCCGCGACCACGAGATGAACGGCCACCTCTACCGCGAGGGCGACAAGGTGCTGCTCTTCTACTGGGCCGCCAACCGCGACGAGGCGGTCTTCACCGACCCGTACCGCTTCGACATCACGCGCACGGAGGGGCCGCACGTGGGATTCGGCGGCCCGGGCCCGCACTTCTGCCTAGGCGCTCACCTGGCTCGCCGGGAGATCACCGTGATGTTCCGCGAGCTGTTCACCCGCCTGCCGGAGATCCGTTCCGTCGGTGAGCCCGACCGCCTGCGGTCCAGCTTCATCAACGGCATCAAGCACATGGGCTGCACGTTCTGACTCACTGGCCCTGCACCTTGATCGACTTGAACACGGTGTTCACGTCGGGCAGCAGCTCCTTCTTGCTGTCCGGAACCGACATGTAGACGATCGCCGGAACGTCGGCACCGGTGCTCACCGCCGCCACCACCATGGTCGTCTTGGTGTCACCCGAGGTGATCTCGTACGCCGCCAGCTGACCCGGCATGCCGTTCACCGACAGGGTCTGCTGCGCGGTCTTGCGGGCGCTGTTGTCCTCCGGGAAGAACTTCTTACGGCCGGTGGAGGCCACCGCGTTGATGACCGGCGCGAGGTTCTTCGGCGAGGTGTACTTGCTCTTCAACCGCGGCGACAGCGGACCCGACATGATCTGGGCGAACTGGGCCTTGCCCGTCGAGTCGGTACCCGCCGGCAGGTACTGGCGGGTCGTGAAGCCGTAGCTGGTGGGCACCGTCGGACGCTGATCCTGCCGCCAGGGAGCGCCGAGCTTGGCCAGCGTGATCCCCGCCGGCTGGTCGGTGAGCGTACCGGCCACCGGGGACGCCTTACCGCTGAACCGCGGCAGGCGGCCGACGGCGGCGGGCTTGGTGGTCTTCTTCGCGGTCGCCGAGGGCTTGGGGGAGTCCGCGACGATCTCCTCGTCGGAGGCCAGGGGCCCGGCCAGGAACGCCCAGACCGTCGCACCGACCAGTGCGATGACCACGGACCCGGCCAGCGCGAAGATCCATACGGGCCTGCCCCGGCCCTCGAGCTCGCCTTCCGCCAGACCCTCGTAGCTCTCGCCGAAGACCGTGTCCCACAGCTCCTGCTGACGCTCCGGGGGAGGCGTCTTCGGGCCGCTGATCTGACCCGCGGTCACGAACGGCTTGCTCGGGTCGGAGGGGTCGCGGCTCAGGTGATGCCCGGGCTGGTCGGGACGGCCGAACTGTCCCGGCTGCCCGCGGTGGTCGGGCTGGCCGGTGCCGTCCGGCCGGCCGAACTGCCCGGGGTGACCGAACTGTCCGGGCTGACCCGGCTGCCCGGAATGCGTGGGGTGGCCGTGCGTGGGATGCGGACCGGTGCCGCCGGGCCGGCCCGGAGACTCCTGGGGCGCCGGGGCGGGCGCGGCCTGCGCGGCGCTGGCCGCGGCCATGGCCCACATGGCGGGGTTGTCCGGTACGCCGTAGCTGAGGCGTACGGTCTGCTCGGCCGCCCCGCCGTTGGCGAGTCCGCCGTGACCGGTGCCGCCGGTTACGCCGTTGCCGTTCCCGGCGCCGAAGGCGTCACCGTTCCCGGAGCCGCCGGACCTGCCGGGTTCGTTGTGCGCGCCGGGGCCGCCGTACTCGCCGCGGCCGTTCTGCTCGGCGCCGCCGAAGGACGCCCCGCCGGGGTCGGCGGGGGCGTCGATCGACGCGCTCGCCCACGCAGGCGGAGAGAACATCCGGTCCTGTGTTCCGGCGGTGCCGGTGCCGTACGCGGAGCCGTCCGCTGACGCCGCAGGCGGCCAGGAGCCGTTGCCCGCGGGCGGCCACACGGCGCTCTCCGCGGGCGAAGCCGACGGCCGGGAGCCGCTTTCCGGGTGTCCTGCGGCCCGGCCGGGATCGCTCTGCGGCGCCCCGAAACCCTGCCCGTGTCCGTCGTTGCGCGGGCCGGAGGTGTTCTGCCACACGTCGCCCTGGGATCCCGAGGTGTTCTGCCAGGTGTCGTTGCGCGGGGTGGAGGCGTTCTGCCACACATCGCTCTGCGCACCCGAGGTGTTCTGCCAGGTGTCGCCCTGCGCACCCGACGAGTTCTGCCACACGTCGCCCTGAGGTGCCGTGGCCTGTGCCCAGCCGCCGGGGGAGGTGCTCCCGTGCCCGCCGTTCCGGGGGTCTGAGGCGTTCTGCCGGGTGCCGTCCTGCGCCGGGGTGGGCTGGGGCCAGCCGTTACCGCCGGGGGAGGCGTTCTGCCGGGCACCGTTCTCGGCGTCCTCCTGGGGGCGGGGGAGCCGCGGGCCGGTGCCCAGCGGGTCGTTCGCCCAGGAGGGCACCGGCTCAGCTGCCTCCGGCCATGCCGGAGGCGGGTGGGGCTGGCTGGACTGCTCCGAGGCCATGCTTTCCTTACCTCCCGCGCGGTTGCCCGAATTATGAGTATTGGGCATGGTCTCACGTGAGACGGGGGGGTTCGCAGGGAAACCGGAGAACGCACCCCTGAACTGGAGCCCGGTGGGATCGGTCGGCGGGTCCTGCAAGGGGAGACCGACCTCCAACGGATCCGGGCCCTGCCCCGGCTCGACTGAATGTGCCACGGTGAAAAGAGTAGACGGGAAGGACAAACGAGGTCACAACAGGCACGTAGCCATCGGATCTCATCCATCTCGGTATGGATACGAGCCCCATTCTGCTGACCCTGGACCCGCCTGTCCCTCGTTTCGCATGATCGCACATGTTTTCCCAGCCCATGAATACGCCTTGCGGGCTGCGATAGGCTTGGACTATGCGTGCCGCGACCCTGCTTACCGGGCCGCATCGGCTTTCCCGTCTCTGAGCGCCCGGCCGATGCGGCTGCCCTCCGCGTGAGCGGGGGGTTTTTCATTGGGCCGGACGGGTCAGATCATCCGCGCAGACGTAGACCGAGGGAAGATTCAGTGAGCGACAGAGCCGACACGGCGAGCGACGAGCAGCACTACGACCCGCAGGCGCTGCAGGTCAAGTGGCAGCGGCGGTGGGAGGAGATCGACCCCTTCCGGGCCTCCGACGACCCCGCCGACACGCGTGAGAAGCGCTACGTGCTCGACATGTTCCCCTACCCCTCCGGGGACCTGCACATGGGCCACGCCGAGGCGTTCGGCATCGGCGACGTCGTCTCGCGTTACTGGCGCCAGCGGGGCTACAACGTCCTGCACCCCATCGGCTGGGACTCCTTCGGTCTGCCCGCGGAGAACGCCGCGATCAAGCGTAACGCGCACCCCGCCGAGTGGACGTACGCCAACATCGAGACCCAGGCCGCCTCCTTCAAGCGGTACGGGGTCTCCTTCGACTGGTCGACCCGCCTGCACACCAGCGACACCGGTTACTACCGCTGGACCCAGTGGCTGTTCCTGCGCTTCTTCGAGCGCGGCCTGGCCTACCGCAAGGGCGGCCTGGTCAACTGGTGCCCCAACGACCAGACCGTGCTGGCCAACGAGCAGGTCGTCGGCGGCAGGTGCGAGCGCTGCGGCGCCGAGGTCGTCCGCCGTGAGTTGACCCAGTGGTACTTCAAGATCACTGAATACGCGGACCGGCTGCTGGACGACATGGCGCAGCTGGAGGAGACCTGGCCGGAGCGCGTGCTGGCCATGCAGCGCAACTGGATCGGCCGCTCCGAGGGCGCCGACGTCGACTTCGTGATCGAGGGCCGCGACGAGCCGGTCACCGTCTACACCACCCGCCCCGACACCCTGTACGGCGCCACCTTCTTCGTGGTCGCCCCGGACGCGCCGCTGGCCGAGGAGATCGTCGCAGAGGAGCAGCGCGCCGCGTTCGAGGCGTACCGCGCGGAGGTGGCGAAGCTGTCCGACATCGACCGCCTGTCCACCGAGAAGAAGAAGACCGGTGTCTTCCTGGGCCGCTACGCCGTCAACCCGGTCAACGGTGAGCGGATGCCGGTCTGGGCGGCCGACTACGTGCTGTCCGACTACGGCCACGGCGCCATCATGGCCGTGCCCGCGCACGACCAGCGCGACCTCGACTTCGCCCGCGCCTTCGACCTGCCGGTGCGGGTCGTGGTGCACACCGGCCTGGCCGACCCCGGCGAGACCGGCGTGGCCACCCCCGGCGACGGCGCGCTGGTCAACTCCGGCCCCCTGGACGGCCTGAGCAAGGCCGACGCGATCCGGAAGATCATCGAGGTGCTGGGCGAGCGCGGCACCGGCAAGGCGGCGGTCAACTTCCGCCTGCGCGACTGGCTGCTGTCCCGCCAGCGCTTCTGGGGTTGCCCCATCCCGATCATCCACTGTCTCGACTGCGGAGAGGTCCCCGTCCCGGACGACCAGCTGCCCGTCACCCTGCCCGACCTGCGCGGCGAGGCCCTGTCTCCCAAGGGCGTCTCCCCGCTGGCCTCGGCCGGGGAGTGGGTCAACGTCTCCTGTCCCAAGTGCGGCGGCTCCGCGCAGCGTGACACCGACACCATGGACACCTTCGTCGACTCGTCGTGGTATTTCCTGCGTTACGTCGACCCCGACTACTCCGACGGCCCGTTCGACGTGGAGAAGCTCCGCCAGTGGGGCCCGGTCGACCAGTATGTCGGCGGCGTCGAGCACGCGGTGCTGCACCTGCTGTACTCACGGTTCTTCACCAAGGTCCTGCACGACATGGGGATGGTCGACTTCACCGAGCCCTTCACCCGCCTGCTGAACCAGGGG contains:
- the leuS gene encoding leucine--tRNA ligase; the encoded protein is MSDRADTASDEQHYDPQALQVKWQRRWEEIDPFRASDDPADTREKRYVLDMFPYPSGDLHMGHAEAFGIGDVVSRYWRQRGYNVLHPIGWDSFGLPAENAAIKRNAHPAEWTYANIETQAASFKRYGVSFDWSTRLHTSDTGYYRWTQWLFLRFFERGLAYRKGGLVNWCPNDQTVLANEQVVGGRCERCGAEVVRRELTQWYFKITEYADRLLDDMAQLEETWPERVLAMQRNWIGRSEGADVDFVIEGRDEPVTVYTTRPDTLYGATFFVVAPDAPLAEEIVAEEQRAAFEAYRAEVAKLSDIDRLSTEKKKTGVFLGRYAVNPVNGERMPVWAADYVLSDYGHGAIMAVPAHDQRDLDFARAFDLPVRVVVHTGLADPGETGVATPGDGALVNSGPLDGLSKADAIRKIIEVLGERGTGKAAVNFRLRDWLLSRQRFWGCPIPIIHCLDCGEVPVPDDQLPVTLPDLRGEALSPKGVSPLASAGEWVNVSCPKCGGSAQRDTDTMDTFVDSSWYFLRYVDPDYSDGPFDVEKLRQWGPVDQYVGGVEHAVLHLLYSRFFTKVLHDMGMVDFTEPFTRLLNQGQVINQGKAMSKSLGNGVDLGQQIDAYGVDAVRLTMVFAGPPEDDIDWADLSPAASQKFLARAFRVMAEAGAASAPGADFAGGDPELRKIVHRTVDEVTKLVDSYRFNVAVARMMELTSAARRAIDSGPGAADPAVREAAEALAVMLSLVAPYTAEEGWERLGHPASVAGAGWPVADPALLVQESLICVVQVAGKVRDRLEVSPEISDADLEALALASEKVKAFLSGTPRKVIVRAPKLVNIVP
- a CDS encoding cytochrome P450, which translates into the protein MAEREAAFAVLRAQPGPVLFSEPEIPFAPPGRGYYALVRHADIIEASRHPEIFSSGRGSTSIQDLGPEFNEYFGSMINMDDPRHARLRRIVSRAFTPKMIKQFEADVEAAAVRIVDDLIATGPGCDFVTEVAAKLPLKIICDMMGIPQRDYQKVFDATSIILSGGDPEFITDVSRAAELLLGAGQTLQELVVALAEEGGDNLTTALTSANIDGEKLTMQELGSFFILLVVAGNETTRNAISHGLHLFTENPGQRALLREDLDGRMPGAVEEIVRLASPVAWMRRSLTRDHEMNGHLYREGDKVLLFYWAANRDEAVFTDPYRFDITRTEGPHVGFGGPGPHFCLGAHLARREITVMFRELFTRLPEIRSVGEPDRLRSSFINGIKHMGCTF
- a CDS encoding alpha/beta fold hydrolase, with the translated sequence MDIRPADGGHAGEIKTVTANGVEFAYLEAGRGPLALCLHGFPDTAYTWRHLMPELAARGYRAVAPFMRGYAPTSVPPDGAYEGDALVADACALHEALGGDGDAVLIGHDWGALPVYGATALAPERWRTGIAMALPPAGTLLETFFDYEQLKRSFYVFLFQTGLAETAAAREGFVEGLWRDWSPGYDATEDVAFVRRSLGAPANLTAAIGYYRAMLGTVAPTGHHAAGRPAAGRDVPILYLHGVRDGCLGVEQVDGAVSFLPPGSRMEHVLQAGHFLHLERPREVNNLVLGWLA